A stretch of the uncultured Cohaesibacter sp. genome encodes the following:
- a CDS encoding SDR family oxidoreductase has protein sequence MTDSYKKTLVLTGASRGIGHATVKRFSQAGWRVISCSRHPFSDKCPWPMGEDDHIQIDLSDPDSLGVAVGEIRERLATEGGKLNALINNAAISPKNEEGQRLDSLKTPMPVWRQVFQVNFFAPIMLARGLFSELKAAEGSIVNVTSIAGMRVHPFAGTAYATSKAALASLTREMAADFGPHNIRVNAIAPGEIDTSILSPGTEKIVETIPMRRLGAPGEVADTIYYLCSNEASYVTGSEIHINGGQHV, from the coding sequence ATGACAGACAGCTATAAAAAGACACTGGTACTGACCGGCGCAAGCCGAGGTATCGGGCATGCAACGGTGAAACGCTTTTCCCAGGCAGGATGGCGGGTGATCAGTTGCTCCCGTCATCCATTTTCCGACAAGTGCCCGTGGCCGATGGGTGAGGATGATCATATCCAGATCGACCTGTCGGACCCGGACAGTTTGGGTGTCGCGGTGGGAGAGATCCGCGAGCGACTTGCCACAGAAGGCGGCAAGCTGAATGCGCTGATCAACAATGCAGCCATCAGCCCGAAAAATGAAGAAGGTCAACGGCTTGACAGCCTCAAGACACCGATGCCTGTGTGGCGTCAGGTGTTTCAGGTGAATTTCTTTGCGCCCATTATGCTGGCTCGGGGGCTTTTTTCTGAGTTGAAGGCTGCTGAAGGCTCAATCGTCAATGTCACCTCGATTGCCGGCATGCGGGTGCATCCCTTCGCTGGCACGGCCTATGCAACCTCCAAGGCAGCGCTGGCATCACTGACCCGCGAAATGGCGGCTGACTTTGGCCCACACAATATCCGGGTGAATGCCATTGCGCCGGGCGAGATCGACACATCGATTCTGTCACCGGGGACAGAGAAAATCGTCGAGACCATTCCGATGCGCCGTCTGGGAGCGCCGGGCGAAGTGGCTGACACGATCTATTATCTCTGCTCGAATGAAGCCTCCTATGTCACGGGATCGGAGATTCACATCAATGGCGGCCAGCACGTTTAG
- a CDS encoding ABC transporter permease subunit: MAPRLHLIAPAVALLLMLGPILAGFAGSLAPAFGWLPVLGGDALTLDPFRTLFATAGLGKSVMLSLSAGLVTTLIALFITIGLLSAWSGTAFFRWIERLVSPLLSIPHAATALGFAFLLAPSGWLTRMISPDLSGWTQPPDWIFPHDGLGLAMIAGLAAKELPFLLLVSLAALPQVQPRRHAAVARTLGYGPMAAWIYAVWPRLYAQIRLPVFAVIAYATSVVDVALILGPTNPPTLAVQLTRWMSDPDLQYRFLASAGAILQLGVTLFALLVWWMGEKLTGRLFRRLARSGLRWQQDRVMRGLAALATIWAILVMVFGLAGMALWSFAGLWRFPNAWPATLSLRTWDRQWAMLGDPLINSVLIGGLATLIALIVTIACLESENRARRKVTSRSLMLIYLPLIVPQVAFLFGLQLLFLLGGSAHSLMTLVTSHLIFVLPYIFLSLADPWRSLDPRYAQLSASLGRGPWVAFMRLRLPMLLRPILTAAAVGFAVSIGQYLPTLLIGGGRWDTITTEAVALSAGGNRRLIGMYALVQMALPFLGFLLAIAVPALCFRNRRDMKSAQG; encoded by the coding sequence ATGGCGCCTCGCCTCCACCTTATAGCGCCCGCCGTGGCCCTGCTTCTGATGCTTGGGCCAATCCTTGCGGGCTTTGCCGGTTCGCTGGCACCGGCTTTTGGCTGGTTGCCAGTGCTGGGAGGGGACGCGCTGACGCTTGATCCGTTCCGCACGCTTTTTGCCACTGCTGGCCTTGGCAAATCCGTGATGCTGAGCCTTTCCGCAGGTCTCGTCACCACGCTGATTGCCTTGTTCATCACCATCGGGCTGCTCAGTGCCTGGTCTGGAACCGCATTTTTCCGATGGATCGAGCGGCTGGTCAGCCCTTTGCTCTCCATTCCCCACGCGGCCACTGCGCTCGGCTTTGCCTTCCTGCTCGCTCCATCGGGCTGGCTGACTCGAATGATTTCGCCAGACTTGAGTGGCTGGACGCAGCCGCCAGACTGGATATTCCCCCATGATGGCCTGGGGCTGGCCATGATTGCCGGATTGGCCGCCAAAGAGCTTCCCTTTCTGCTTCTGGTCAGCCTTGCGGCTCTGCCACAGGTCCAGCCCCGTCGTCATGCCGCCGTTGCCCGGACACTTGGCTATGGACCAATGGCAGCCTGGATCTATGCGGTCTGGCCGCGCCTTTATGCCCAGATCCGCCTGCCGGTCTTTGCAGTCATTGCTTACGCCACTTCGGTGGTCGATGTGGCGCTCATCCTTGGCCCCACCAATCCACCAACCCTCGCCGTCCAGCTGACCCGCTGGATGAGTGATCCGGATCTTCAATATCGCTTTCTTGCCTCTGCCGGTGCGATCCTGCAACTGGGCGTCACTCTGTTTGCGCTTCTTGTCTGGTGGATGGGCGAGAAACTGACTGGTCGTCTGTTCCGTCGCTTGGCAAGGTCTGGTTTGCGGTGGCAACAGGATCGCGTCATGCGCGGTCTTGCGGCACTTGCCACCATCTGGGCGATTCTGGTGATGGTGTTCGGACTGGCGGGGATGGCTCTGTGGTCCTTTGCGGGCCTCTGGCGTTTCCCCAACGCATGGCCTGCGACCCTGTCTTTGCGAACATGGGACCGACAATGGGCAATGCTCGGAGATCCTTTGATCAATTCCGTTCTGATCGGTGGCCTTGCGACCCTGATTGCACTCATCGTTACCATTGCCTGTCTTGAATCTGAAAATCGGGCCCGCCGCAAGGTGACATCCCGCAGTCTGATGCTGATCTATCTGCCGCTGATCGTGCCGCAGGTGGCCTTTTTGTTTGGTTTGCAGCTTTTATTCCTTCTAGGAGGGAGCGCGCACAGCCTGATGACCCTTGTCACGAGTCACCTGATTTTCGTGCTGCCTTATATTTTCCTCTCCCTTGCCGATCCATGGCGCAGCCTCGATCCGCGCTATGCTCAGCTGTCAGCGTCACTGGGGCGCGGACCGTGGGTGGCCTTTATGCGGTTGCGTCTGCCGATGCTACTGCGCCCGATCCTCACTGCCGCTGCCGTCGGGTTTGCGGTCTCCATCGGTCAGTATCTGCCAACCCTGTTGATCGGTGGTGGCCGCTGGGACACCATCACCACCGAAGCTGTTGCCCTCAGCGCGGGCGGCAATCGCCGTCTCATCGGTATGTATGCTCTGGTGCAAATGGCCTTGCCCTTTCTGGGCTTTCTGTTGGCAATCGCCGTGCCAGCTTTGTGCTTTCGCAATCGCCGCGACATGAAATCGGCCCAAGGTTAG
- a CDS encoding ATP-binding cassette domain-containing protein, translating to MAEQSSEMELVLDKVRIRLEGETLIDLSLSVGAGEIVTIMGPSGSGKSTLLSYLGGFLPPEFDAEGRILLDGRDVTSLPPEKRRIGILFQDPLLFPHMSVGGNLAFGLTSSLKGAGRRAHVEAALDHIGMAGFTNRDPATLSGGQKARVALARILLSNPCALLLDEPFSKLDASLRQQMRQWVFDEARQRALPSLLVTHDEADADAAGGRVIRL from the coding sequence ATGGCCGAACAAAGCAGTGAAATGGAACTGGTCTTGGATAAGGTCCGCATTCGCCTCGAGGGTGAGACGCTGATTGATCTGTCCCTCTCTGTTGGTGCAGGGGAAATTGTCACCATCATGGGGCCGTCCGGCTCGGGCAAATCGACCCTTTTGTCGTATCTGGGTGGTTTTCTTCCGCCCGAGTTTGACGCCGAAGGCCGCATTCTGCTTGACGGGCGCGATGTGACAAGCTTGCCGCCGGAGAAGCGCCGCATCGGCATCCTGTTTCAGGATCCCCTGCTTTTCCCGCATATGTCGGTGGGCGGCAATCTCGCCTTCGGCCTTACCTCTTCCCTGAAAGGCGCAGGTCGGCGCGCCCATGTCGAAGCGGCATTGGATCATATTGGCATGGCAGGCTTTACCAACCGCGACCCTGCCACCCTATCCGGAGGGCAAAAGGCGCGCGTGGCACTGGCCCGAATCCTGCTCTCCAACCCTTGCGCCTTGCTGCTGGATGAACCTTTCTCAAAGCTCGATGCCAGTCTCAGGCAGCAAATGCGTCAATGGGTGTTTGACGAAGCCCGCCAAAGGGCCTTGCCGAGCCTGCTCGTCACCCACGATGAGGCCGATGCAGACGCCGCTGGCGGCCGGGTGATCAGGCTCTGA
- a CDS encoding DUF2189 domain-containing protein yields MTDAIDAGTATLPASNKGKSKTTLKPIIRTLTTEDLTDALSAGLRDFQASAMYGLFFGGFYAIGGWLLLWLMSSYDLPYLAYPLASGFALIAPFIAAGLYEISRRRDLGLALDWSHVLGAIFSSESKELRWMALVTGFAFIIWIDIAIFLYVIFFGLQNINISDMITTIVTTPEGALFLLVGNLVGAALGLAVFSITAISFPMLLDKDVDFITGMITSIKCVIQNQKAMFSWAIFIGFMLMISLASFLLGLIFILPLLGHATWHLYKRAIQFEEEISSGAT; encoded by the coding sequence ATGACAGATGCAATCGATGCCGGGACTGCGACACTGCCTGCGAGCAACAAAGGCAAGAGCAAGACTACGCTCAAGCCGATCATCCGAACCCTGACGACGGAAGACCTGACCGATGCCTTGAGCGCGGGCTTGCGCGATTTTCAGGCCAGCGCGATGTATGGGCTGTTTTTCGGCGGTTTTTATGCCATCGGCGGTTGGCTGCTGCTTTGGCTGATGAGTTCCTATGACCTGCCCTATCTGGCCTATCCACTGGCATCAGGCTTTGCGCTAATTGCGCCCTTCATAGCGGCGGGACTTTATGAAATCAGCCGCCGTCGGGATTTGGGGCTGGCATTGGACTGGTCGCATGTGCTCGGGGCTATTTTCAGTTCGGAAAGCAAAGAATTGCGCTGGATGGCATTGGTGACAGGCTTTGCCTTCATCATCTGGATTGATATTGCCATCTTCCTGTATGTGATCTTTTTCGGCCTGCAGAATATCAATATCAGTGACATGATCACCACCATTGTCACCACGCCGGAAGGGGCTCTCTTCCTGCTGGTCGGCAATCTGGTCGGAGCCGCGCTGGGCTTGGCGGTATTCTCCATCACCGCCATCTCCTTTCCGATGCTGCTCGACAAGGATGTCGACTTCATCACCGGCATGATCACGTCAATCAAATGTGTGATCCAGAATCAGAAAGCAATGTTCAGCTGGGCCATTTTCATTGGCTTCATGTTGATGATCAGCCTTGCTTCGTTCCTTTTGGGGCTTATTTTCATCCTGCCCCTGCTCGGTCATGCAACCTGGCACTTATACAAACGTGCAATTCAGTTTGAAGAAGAAATCTCTTCCGGCGCAACCTAA
- a CDS encoding SH3 domain-containing protein encodes MTLNFNPVGALAFSACLVLGMSQALAIDLYECGDEELSILVTLDRSNPNTASIQYDGGEMINASILSSGDKLYYELAAIPAASGAAYAGFGKQFHAKGNEGFLRDKGEKSDCKLVTASSQPQAHETGAVGDSEVTINATGRSLGGRLRDGPGTNFKTVGSLAEGTWLTLVTNTGVVMDGYPWFEISTDDGRRAYQWGGILCSNGQLLNGVYEQCR; translated from the coding sequence ATGACATTGAACTTCAATCCGGTCGGCGCGCTGGCCTTTTCTGCCTGTCTTGTCTTGGGCATGTCGCAGGCTTTGGCAATTGATCTGTATGAATGCGGCGACGAAGAGCTGTCCATCCTGGTGACCCTTGATCGATCCAACCCGAACACGGCAAGCATCCAGTATGACGGCGGAGAAATGATCAATGCCAGCATCCTGTCCTCTGGCGATAAGCTCTATTATGAGCTGGCAGCAATTCCGGCGGCGTCCGGTGCCGCTTATGCCGGATTTGGCAAGCAATTTCATGCCAAGGGCAATGAAGGCTTTTTGCGGGACAAGGGGGAGAAATCTGACTGCAAACTGGTTACAGCCAGTTCGCAACCTCAAGCCCATGAGACTGGAGCGGTTGGCGACAGTGAAGTAACCATCAATGCGACGGGCAGGTCTCTGGGGGGACGCTTGCGCGATGGCCCGGGCACCAATTTTAAAACAGTCGGCAGTCTGGCCGAAGGCACTTGGTTGACGCTGGTTACCAATACCGGCGTTGTGATGGACGGCTATCCATGGTTCGAAATCTCGACAGATGATGGTCGACGCGCCTATCAATGGGGCGGGATCCTGTGCTCAAACGGACAGCTTCTAAACGGCGTTTATGAACAATGTCGATAA
- a CDS encoding efflux RND transporter permease subunit produces MRRFDKARRGGAVSFFVHHPNAANLLMALLLIGGLFSLARMNSQFFPSFATDTIRVSVSWSGASAEDVEAGILEVIEPKIRFVDGVKNVDSYAREGSGSISLEFKPGTDMQMALRDIESNLDTVTTLPDQADDPEVSFRQFRDDVARLIVTGPFAESALREFAKKIRDDLIDRGIDTVQFTGMRDEEYYVGLSDYDLRRLGLTVKDVATQISQNSRDQPSGKVQDGIEKQVRTLAVEESPESLSHIEIKSDADGSAVSLGDIAPIQRRLDPDAIKGRMQGQAAIEVTVRRAASSDSLKASAIVNDYLKEIRGTLPPTLQVIQYDSRSEALVERILLLVKNAASGLVLVMLILALFLNIRTALWVGAGIPIAMLAACIVMLALGQTINMMSLFAFIMMLGIIVDDAIVVGEEATTRFQSGMPGPVAAEGAGIRMLMPVTAASLTTVAAFSPILLIGDTIGQIMGVLPIVVVSVLVASLIECFFILPGHLAHSMTPSHNRGWNVQRVIVIGLVTVSLMVLFYGMSEELIVKFGGVTEAVWRWVHANLAGAGLTPIFILVGIAFAFACLIEIILVRKARKSDVRANGGRPKDSAFRQAFDKNFGAFRDGPFHKLVSLSFNWRYTTLAICFATMIVVFGAVKGGRLGFVFFPSAEAESITISLVFNVGILEENARNIVDEVERIVYETEKQVGGDEKLVTGSFVTLGKSGYATADNVASLQVRLTSSEIRSVRTHVFQNALRRNLPNMAGLKRASIRGRRGGPPGADLDIRLTGARPEQLKLASLELQERLSGYPGVSELDDNMPYGKPELVLELTPRGRTLGFSAQSVGEQVRDLVDGRVARKLSILDEEVDVRIQQIKRTDEDNLRSIWLKSPGGAFVPLTEVVSLRDRQGFSSIQREDGKTTLAVTGDVDSSVITVSELVADLSRTLVPEVAAKYGVDYHFSGRNEERMNAFADLRLGVVIALLTIYIVLAWVFASYTRPFAIMMIIPFGVVGAVLGHYLLGFQLTIMSLIGLLGLAGILVNDSIILVSRLDERLAHGESLREASIGASCDRLRAVLLTSLTTVSGLTPLLFEASLQAQFLKPMAITIVFGLAVATLFVLFLVPSLFGVGGDIRKGFRWLLHGTTRKPSGTQPAE; encoded by the coding sequence ATGAGGCGGTTTGACAAGGCGCGCCGGGGCGGGGCGGTTTCCTTTTTCGTCCATCACCCCAATGCCGCCAATCTGCTGATGGCCCTGTTGTTGATCGGCGGACTCTTTTCTCTCGCACGGATGAACAGCCAGTTCTTTCCCTCCTTTGCGACTGACACGATCCGTGTATCCGTATCGTGGAGTGGTGCCAGCGCCGAAGATGTGGAAGCCGGCATTTTGGAGGTCATCGAGCCGAAGATCCGCTTTGTTGACGGGGTCAAGAATGTCGATAGCTATGCCCGTGAAGGGTCGGGGTCGATTTCGCTGGAATTCAAACCCGGCACCGACATGCAAATGGCTCTGCGAGATATCGAGTCCAATCTGGACACGGTAACCACGCTGCCTGATCAGGCTGACGACCCGGAAGTTTCCTTCCGCCAGTTTCGCGATGATGTGGCGCGCCTGATTGTCACCGGTCCCTTTGCCGAAAGCGCTTTGCGCGAATTTGCCAAGAAGATCAGGGATGATCTCATTGATCGGGGCATCGACACGGTCCAGTTCACCGGCATGCGGGACGAGGAATATTATGTCGGACTGTCCGACTATGACCTGCGCCGCCTTGGTCTGACGGTCAAGGATGTTGCCACCCAGATTTCGCAAAATAGCCGCGATCAACCATCCGGCAAGGTTCAGGATGGCATCGAGAAACAGGTCCGCACATTGGCGGTCGAGGAAAGCCCCGAAAGCCTGTCCCACATCGAAATCAAGTCTGATGCCGATGGCTCTGCCGTATCGCTGGGCGACATTGCCCCGATCCAGCGCCGCCTTGATCCTGATGCCATCAAGGGCCGGATGCAGGGCCAGGCGGCCATCGAGGTGACAGTCCGCCGGGCGGCAAGCTCGGATTCGCTCAAGGCGTCGGCCATCGTCAATGACTATCTTAAGGAGATCAGGGGTACCTTGCCGCCAACCTTGCAGGTGATCCAGTATGACTCCCGCTCCGAAGCTCTGGTGGAACGCATTCTGCTGCTGGTGAAAAACGCAGCCTCCGGCTTGGTGCTGGTGATGTTGATCCTTGCACTCTTCCTCAATATTCGCACCGCCCTATGGGTGGGAGCAGGCATCCCGATTGCCATGTTGGCGGCCTGTATCGTCATGCTGGCTCTGGGGCAGACCATCAATATGATGTCGCTCTTTGCCTTCATCATGATGCTCGGCATCATCGTTGATGACGCAATTGTCGTTGGTGAAGAAGCCACCACGCGCTTCCAGTCCGGCATGCCCGGACCTGTGGCCGCCGAAGGGGCAGGGATCCGCATGTTGATGCCGGTCACCGCCGCCTCACTCACCACCGTTGCGGCCTTCTCGCCGATCCTGCTGATTGGTGACACGATCGGCCAGATCATGGGTGTCCTGCCGATTGTCGTGGTTTCTGTTCTGGTGGCCAGCTTGATCGAGTGTTTCTTCATTCTACCCGGCCACCTTGCTCACTCCATGACCCCGAGCCACAATCGTGGCTGGAATGTCCAGCGGGTGATCGTGATCGGTTTGGTAACCGTCTCCTTGATGGTTCTGTTCTATGGGATGTCCGAAGAGTTGATCGTCAAATTCGGCGGCGTCACCGAAGCCGTTTGGCGGTGGGTCCATGCCAATCTCGCTGGAGCAGGCTTGACGCCTATATTCATTCTGGTCGGGATCGCCTTTGCTTTTGCCTGCCTGATTGAAATCATTCTGGTCCGCAAGGCTCGCAAGAGTGACGTCCGCGCCAATGGCGGACGTCCCAAGGATAGTGCCTTCCGACAGGCCTTTGACAAGAACTTTGGTGCGTTCCGTGATGGCCCGTTCCATAAACTGGTCTCCCTGTCCTTCAATTGGCGCTACACCACACTGGCCATATGCTTCGCCACAATGATTGTCGTCTTTGGCGCGGTCAAAGGCGGCCGTCTGGGCTTTGTCTTCTTCCCTTCGGCTGAAGCGGAAAGCATCACCATTTCGCTTGTCTTCAATGTCGGCATTCTGGAAGAAAATGCCCGCAACATTGTCGATGAGGTCGAAAGGATCGTCTATGAAACCGAAAAACAGGTCGGAGGCGACGAAAAGCTGGTAACCGGTTCCTTTGTCACGCTCGGCAAATCGGGCTATGCCACCGCCGATAATGTGGCATCCCTGCAGGTCCGTCTGACCAGTTCTGAAATCCGCTCGGTCCGCACACATGTTTTCCAGAATGCCCTTCGCCGCAATCTGCCCAATATGGCAGGCTTGAAGCGAGCCTCGATCCGGGGCCGCCGTGGTGGTCCTCCGGGGGCGGACCTTGACATTCGTTTGACCGGTGCGCGTCCCGAACAGCTCAAGTTGGCGTCGCTTGAACTGCAGGAGCGCCTGTCGGGGTATCCCGGTGTCAGCGAGCTGGATGACAATATGCCTTATGGCAAGCCCGAACTGGTGCTCGAACTGACGCCGCGCGGTCGCACCCTTGGCTTCTCTGCCCAATCTGTCGGTGAGCAGGTCCGCGATCTGGTCGATGGTCGCGTCGCCCGCAAGCTCTCGATCCTCGATGAGGAGGTTGATGTCCGCATCCAGCAGATCAAGCGGACGGACGAAGATAATCTGCGATCCATCTGGCTGAAAAGCCCGGGCGGCGCATTTGTGCCTCTGACCGAGGTTGTCTCCCTGCGCGATCGGCAGGGTTTCTCCTCGATCCAACGTGAAGATGGCAAGACAACATTGGCGGTTACTGGCGACGTGGATTCCTCCGTCATCACGGTCTCCGAACTGGTTGCCGATCTGAGCCGGACACTCGTGCCTGAAGTCGCTGCAAAATACGGCGTCGATTATCACTTCTCCGGCCGCAACGAAGAGCGGATGAATGCCTTTGCCGATCTGCGGCTCGGTGTGGTGATTGCTCTGCTGACCATCTATATCGTTCTGGCTTGGGTCTTTGCCTCCTACACCCGGCCTTTTGCCATCATGATGATCATTCCTTTTGGCGTGGTAGGGGCGGTGCTGGGCCACTATCTGCTTGGCTTCCAGCTGACGATCATGTCGCTGATCGGTCTTCTGGGGCTGGCAGGGATTCTGGTCAATGACTCGATCATTCTGGTCAGTCGACTGGATGAACGCCTCGCCCACGGAGAAAGTCTGCGCGAAGCGTCCATCGGGGCCAGTTGTGACCGTCTCCGCGCTGTGCTGCTGACCTCGCTAACCACCGTCTCTGGTCTGACGCCTTTGCTGTTTGAAGCATCTCTACAAGCGCAATTCCTCAAGCCGATGGCCATCACCATCGTCTTTGGTCTTGCGGTTGCAACCTTGTTTGTGCTGTTCCTCGTGCCCAGTCTGTTCGGGGTCGGTGGTGACATTCGCAAGGGCTTCAGATGGCTGCTGCATGGAACAACCAGAAAGCCCAGCGGCACGCAGCCGGCAGAATGA
- the bfr gene encoding bacterioferritin codes for MKGNETVIDYLNKALRHELTAVSQYWLHYRLLDDWGFSKMSAKWREESIEEMEHADKLIERILFLEGHPNLQQLDPLMIGQNITEILQCDLKAEISARALYLEARQACVEAGDIMSMKLFEGLIGDEEGHIDFLETQINLLESLGVEKYSQLQAEDAGKGE; via the coding sequence ATGAAGGGTAACGAAACTGTCATTGACTATCTGAACAAGGCGCTGCGTCATGAACTGACCGCTGTCAGCCAATATTGGCTGCATTATCGTTTGCTCGATGATTGGGGTTTCTCGAAAATGTCTGCCAAATGGCGCGAGGAATCCATTGAGGAAATGGAACATGCGGACAAGCTGATCGAGCGAATCCTGTTCCTTGAAGGCCATCCAAACTTGCAGCAACTCGACCCGTTGATGATTGGCCAGAACATCACCGAAATCCTGCAATGCGACCTGAAAGCCGAGATTTCTGCCCGTGCGCTCTATCTTGAAGCACGCCAGGCTTGCGTCGAAGCAGGTGACATCATGTCGATGAAACTGTTCGAAGGCCTGATCGGTGACGAAGAAGGTCATATCGACTTCCTCGAAACCCAGATCAACCTGCTTGAAAGCCTCGGCGTTGAAAAATACAGCCAGCTTCAGGCAGAAGACGCTGGCAAGGGTGAATAA
- a CDS encoding ABC transporter substrate-binding protein, translating to MAGSFALPSTTAFAADLDVKDWQAVLAKAKGQTVYFHAWGGGDRINAYIDWAGQQVATRYGVTVKHVKVSDTANVVSQIIAEKAAGKEEGGSVDLVWINGENFASLKEKGLLLPMSWAPDLPNYKFADIKGKPTLTTDFTIPTDGLESPWGMAQLSFYYDSAVTKDLPKSAAELLDWAKKHPGRFAYPKPPDFIGSTFLKQLALELADDPSVLSKQVTDATYQPVADALFAYLDDLHPHLWRQARAFPDNVSSLKNLLADGETEIAFTFNPSDASASIANQEMPDTVRSFTFEGGTIGNSHFVSIPFNANAKEGALVFADFLLSPEAQAVKQDPQIWGDPTVLDIASLNAEDKARFQVLDLGIATLKPEEFGPALPEPHASWMTRLEADWTKRYAVQ from the coding sequence ATGGCTGGCAGCTTTGCTCTCCCATCGACAACGGCCTTTGCCGCTGATCTCGATGTCAAGGATTGGCAGGCTGTGCTGGCAAAGGCCAAGGGTCAGACCGTTTATTTCCACGCATGGGGCGGGGGAGATCGGATCAATGCCTATATCGATTGGGCGGGCCAACAGGTTGCCACCCGCTACGGGGTCACGGTCAAGCATGTTAAGGTCAGCGACACCGCCAATGTGGTCTCCCAGATCATTGCCGAGAAAGCCGCCGGTAAGGAAGAGGGCGGCTCGGTCGATCTCGTCTGGATCAACGGCGAGAATTTTGCATCTCTCAAAGAAAAAGGCCTGCTGCTGCCCATGAGCTGGGCGCCGGACCTGCCCAACTACAAATTTGCCGATATCAAAGGCAAACCGACGCTGACCACCGATTTCACCATCCCCACCGATGGGCTGGAAAGTCCATGGGGCATGGCGCAGCTGTCCTTCTACTATGATAGCGCCGTAACGAAAGACTTGCCGAAATCCGCTGCCGAATTGCTCGATTGGGCCAAGAAGCATCCCGGCCGCTTTGCCTATCCCAAACCACCGGATTTCATTGGCTCCACCTTCCTCAAGCAACTGGCTTTGGAACTGGCAGATGACCCGTCCGTCTTGTCAAAGCAAGTCACTGACGCCACCTACCAGCCAGTCGCCGATGCGCTCTTTGCCTATCTCGATGATTTGCATCCCCATCTCTGGCGGCAGGCAAGAGCCTTTCCGGACAATGTCTCAAGCCTGAAAAACCTGCTCGCCGATGGCGAAACCGAGATTGCCTTCACCTTCAATCCAAGCGATGCCTCCGCGTCCATTGCCAATCAGGAAATGCCAGACACGGTCCGCTCCTTCACCTTTGAGGGCGGCACCATTGGCAACAGCCATTTTGTCTCCATTCCGTTCAATGCCAATGCCAAGGAAGGCGCTTTGGTCTTTGCCGATTTCCTGCTTTCGCCGGAAGCTCAGGCCGTCAAACAGGATCCGCAAATCTGGGGCGATCCGACGGTTCTGGACATCGCCAGCCTTAATGCCGAAGACAAGGCCCGCTTCCAGGTCCTCGATCTTGGCATCGCCACCCTCAAGCCAGAAGAGTTCGGACCGGCCTTGCCAGAGCCTCATGCTTCCTGGATGACGCGTCTTGAGGCCGATTGGACCAAACGCTACGCAGTGCAGTAA